The Elaeis guineensis isolate ETL-2024a chromosome 5, EG11, whole genome shotgun sequence DNA segment atatattgtttaattttttagtataaataagtattataaatttataataataatatttttatcaaaaaataatctaataaaaatattatataaatatcatccatcATCCCTTCATTTCTCATGTACCAAATAGAGAAGAGAATCATGTTTATCTATCCTTCCATGTTTCACCAAACATACGAAATGATGGATGGATGATCCATTCATCCTCTCCCTCATCCATCCTTCCTCTTTTATCCATCGTTTCTTTAATCCATCCTTCGTACCAAACAGAAGGTTAAATAATGCATTCATATTTTTATGTTGAACTCCATTGGAGGCAACTAATTACCACATAGAAACTCATGGCTTGTCGCATGTCACAGTTCACTAGAATGTAATATCATACCATCATCACAAATTTTAACATGACAAGAAAGACCTGAAAATAGCACCATAACATAAGCATTACACTTGGCATGAATTTTTGTTACCTCAAACCATAATGCCAGTTTGGGCCTTCCTTTGGTGATGTCATAGTTTTTTACATCTGAAAAGAGAATCTGATACCTTTCCATAAAAGGAGCATATGCAATATCAACCTAAAAAGTAAAttttagccaaaaatcaaattttagaataCATCAACAGGAAAAGGTAAAAAATGTGAATATAGCCTTGTATAACATGTCCAAAAGTTACAATATCATCACTGGATTATAAAATGAAAAGAATAGACAAATAAACAAATAATCACGAGGCTTTCAATGTCAAGTGACATATCTTAGTTGCAGTCACAGCTGATCAATCAGAAGTGGTAAATAAATCACTAATTATGATACTATAGCATGGAAAAGATTCTCTAGTCAACAATATCCAAACCTAAAATTTGCTAGACTTTTCTAGACCTTTCTGATTGTCTCTAATGGAAAATGAATCACGTcaccttttcttttatttaaagaaTACTTGTAATGCAAGTGCAGATGCATGTGGTTGCTCAAGGTTCTATATCTaggataattaaataaaaatttaaattctaaaaatagctgaaaatgattaattcataatttttttccttcCAATGTATTATATCTGACCTTCATCTATTGGTTCATGTTTTCCCTGAACTATTGGTTCAGAAGTCAGCATGAATGGTCCTTTCTTGCATACTGTATCTAGTTGTCCATTTCTTATCCTCAAAAGTCAAGCAATGTCAGAATCCCTTTGTTTATAGAAGTGTAACATGTTTTaaatcttttaagaaagaaatcTCATTGGAGTGattatccttctcaaagtttcacAATATTAGAATCCATTCTTTTGTAGGAGTCTAGTATACTTTGAACCTTTTAAGGAAAGCTAATTACAGTTATTTGATTGGGGTTATTTTTGGAATTGAAAAATTGGGAAATTAAGCCAGTTTTATATAGTTTAAGGATATTGCCAGAAAACATTCTTTTTATGAAGACATAGCAgccttttatgttttttttttttttttttctttggataaATACGAAGAGAATGCCACCAATCAGGAGCTCAAAGGGAAAAAATCTAACGAAGGATTTGTTACCTACCAGACTAAATTGGCCAAGGAAGAAAGGACCATCATCAAATTTGGAAAGGGCATCTTCTACTTTATCGAGGGCAGCACCTAATAACACAGGCTTAAGCAAATCAACATGTAGCAATAACCATTTGAATTCTCATTGCAGGAATACGTGTATAAAGGTTTACAAGAGTTCTATCTCACCAACTTCATCACCCACATCTTCTTTCGAGGATAATGCAGTGAACATAATTTTGTTAAGAGAATCAGCGTAAGAGAACAGCTCCTCAGCAAACAGCCGCTTTGCAGGATCCTACAAATTTCAGATCACGCAATAAGCAAACTTATCACTAAAGTGGCTGCTGCCAAGATCAGTATCGGTTATCACTTACATCAGGAAGCAATGCAGGGCCCTCAAAATGAGCATCAATATATTTTATCAAATCCAAACTCTCTCCTTTGACTTCATTATTATGCTCCAAAGAGGGTACCTGTGTACCAATGTTTACATTTTAATTAGTATACGTAAACATATTTCCAGGTTGACTGTGATGTAACCCAATTAACCTTTGCAGAGCTTGGAAATTGCATTCTGTTGAGTTATTAATCTTGAAAAGGAAACAATTATCAATGAAACTGGTCACATCATTTTACCAATgatgaataaaattttatttatgcagATGGGAAATTGCAAAAAGCTATGTTCAAGAATTTCAACACGTAATTTATGTTTTACATCAGAGGCATAAGTCATTTATCAGACATAAGTTTCATGAAACACTACAGTATTAAAGCACATGATATTGAAGCATCGAACCTTATTTGGGGGGTAAACCTTCTCCTTGTACCATGCTGGCCTATTTTGCAGATCAATTGGAACCAACTTGATCTTTTCCTGCAGTCCCTGCTTCCCATAACAGcagtttttcttttaaaaaaaaaaaagcataaaagAGACGACACCTATAAAAAATTCCAAACATCCGATTCAAAAACAATCATGGAAAACCTATCTCCAGTGATCATGACGAAGAACACGTTTCGACTCTACAAGCAGGGAATTCCATCACTTTCAGTAGCATAAATCAAGGAAATACCTTACAGTTTCTAGTAATCCAGGTGCGTTGCGCAAATGGGCATGTGTAACACATATAGAGCCTTCCTTCCAcaaggaggagaaaaaaaaaaagaaaaaggagaaaaaatcatAAAGGTAAACGATAAATAgtactaaatccaaatcaaaatgctTAGAATTCCTCATAAATTTGATAAGGATCAGCAATATGGTGGACAAGAATATGTTAATTACCTGGTGGTCCCATCAAAGAGAGTTGGTGGCTGGGAAGTAGAATCCAGAACAGAGGGAAGCACCTCCTTCATGAAACTAAGACATATAGCACGATCGAAATATTTTAGGAGAAGCACAAAAGACTCAACAGACAGGCCAACTGAAATCAATCAGAACTGAGAAACTCCGCAATCAAAAGAGAAACTTCCAAGAAACAATCTTGTCCGAACACAGAATCGTTGGAGAGTTCGGGAAGTTACTCACCTCGTCGTCGGCGTTGCCATGGCCTTGGGTTGACCACGAACTCTAGATAGGGGTTTGTGCTGTGGACCAGAGAGGAAAGGTAGAAAAGGAGCACGAAGGAGTTAGGTAGGACCACGGCATGGAGCAGTACAATCCGCTGGTTCAGCAAATCAGGAGTCTCATCAAAATGGTAcagaccatgcagcagcagtAACCACGGATATCTGTGCGACTGAAAAGAACATCACTGAAATTTCAGAATCCGATGATCGAACAGTCCATTTGGATCAATCACCTTGTATCCCTCGAAAAGAGAAAGCAGAGGATGGAGAACCCTCTGTCTGATTATGCTTCCACctcaagagggtctctacctccattctaccagaagaccctcgagattcgcgatcgagaggatctcctggatcaaaaatTCCAGGAGATGatccgacggatcgaagaactccgccatgctctccctgcttatggtgaggatatctgtactcaccctcctttttctcaaaagattatgcaggaactgatcccaccgaacttcaagctcccccaatttaagagctacgatgggacctcggatccggttgaccacctggagaccttccggacaatgatgctgctccatagcGCGCCAGAcgtcatcctgtgccgagcttttccatctaccttgaagggagcagcaagaaattgatactcgacattgaagctgggtactatcttctcctttgatcaaatgagccaccagtttgcggctcatttcgtcagcagccgacgtccccggagaggttcgaaattcctcatcaacatcaaacaaaaggagggagaatccattcaaacttatgtcaaccgttttaatgccgccgcattggaggtccgaaacttggaccaatcagttgcaatggccgtcctgaagagcggtcttcaaaagaatgaccttctgttttttctggaaaagaagtatcccagggacttcgctgatttgctggctcgagccgaaggatatgcccgagcagaggaagcctttaaGCTGAAGGAtggggaggccgcgaaggagcggcaggcgagcgactccagcaagcccgcagctgaaaaaggaccgagtgaagctcggccacattctcgaactccctcggGACACAAGCATATCCGAACTCCTcctcgagctcgtaggcagagaagcccggaccgcagagttcgacggagctctcccccaagaagattccacagctatgcacctctcaatgctccaaaaactcaagtgctgatggagatcagggagcagctgccaaggtcggaaaggatgcgcacacacctcgggaagcgcaaccctaacaagttctacctctatcatcgtgaccatggccacgacacggaggagtgtattcaactccgagatgagatcgaggagctcatcagacgaggttggctcaacagattcatccgacgccagcCTGAAGATAGGAAAGATCGactgagggccctaccacaaccagagccaccaaggaaggaagaacagcctgaagatcaacctccaatcgggatcattaaCACCCTCTctagaggaccccgacggggagcagccagtggatcggccggaccacccaagcggcagaggactgaagaatctataacctttactgaagaagatgcccaggagattcaattctcccataatgatgcggttataatttttttaaatattgctgtGCTAgtagaaggagtaataactttgaccgtagttgcaggtcggtgcccgaaacaatctagagcgcaagtggattttctggtagtaagggcaccgtctgcctacaatgcaatactcggccgacctgacctcaacgcccttcgagctgtggtgtcgacctaccatttgaaattaaaattttctacaagccaaagggtcggagaggtcagaggagatcaagtcctgacaagacactgctataacatagccttacaaagaaatggtcagtctgacccctgtctggttgatAGATTAGACACTcacgacgaccttgctgaagaacggggtgagccaattgaagatcttgtctcaattcctttgaacgatgggaatgaagagcacgtggtgaagatcggctccaacctgggagaagaggtacggacacagctcatcaattttctataaaagaatgcggatgttttcgcttgggttccgacggacatgccagggattgatgcggaagtcatggaacaccgtctagctgttgatcccaaacatcgaccgatgaaggaaaaaatccgaggtcatgcattggaaaggcagaaggcaatagctgaggaagttgataaactcctgaaagccggattcatcagaggagtcaactatccgaactgggtctctaatgtggttctcgtcaagaaggcgaacggcaagtggaggatgtgtatagacttcaaaaagctgaacaaaacctgcccgaaggacagttactctCTGTCCAGAATTAACCAATTAGTAtttgcaacctcgggccacgagcttctcactttcgtggatgtattctccggctacaatcaaatcaggatggtaccagaggatgaagaaaatactgcttttatcactgaccgcggtctttactgttacagggtcataccttttggcctcaaaaatgcaggggcgacctatcaacggctggtgaacaagatcttcaaagagcagatcggccacaacatggagatctacgtggatgacatgcttgtaaaaagtaaatcctcaatgaaccacgtcaccgaccttgaggagaccttcagcgccctccgaaaatacaagatgaagcggaacccaaccaagtgtgcttttagagtaacctcaggaaaatttttgagctttatggtatcggggtgcgggatcgaagcaaatccaaaaaggattcgatccatccagaaaatgaccgccccgaagtcaataaaggaagttcagcgccctattgggagagtagc contains these protein-coding regions:
- the LOC105037578 gene encoding protein IN2-1 homolog B isoform X2, with product MATPTTSFMKEVLPSVLDSTSQPPTLFDGTTRLYMCYTCPFAQRTWITRNCKGLQEKIKLVPIDLQNRPAWYKEKVYPPNKVPSLEHNNEVKGESLDLIKYIDAHFEGPALLPDDPAKRLFAEELFSYADSLNKIMFTALSSKEDVGDEVGAALDKVEDALSKFDDGPFFLGQFSLVDIAYAPFMERYQILFSDVKNYDITKGRPKLALWFEELNKIDAYVQTRRDPQELLAHTKKRLGIA
- the LOC105037578 gene encoding protein IN2-1 homolog B isoform X1 — encoded protein: MATPTTSFMKEVLPSVLDSTSQPPTLFDGTTRLYMCYTCPFAQRTWITRNCKGLQEKIKLVPIDLQNRPAWYKEKVYPPNKVPSLEHNNEVKGESLDLIKYIDAHFEGPALLPDDPAKRLFAEELFSYADSLNKIMFTALSSKEDVGDEVGAALDKVEDALSKFDDGPFFLGQFSLVDIAYAPFMERYQILFSDVKNYDITKGRPKLALWFEELNKIDAYVQTRRDPQELLAHTKKRLGQIA